Proteins encoded by one window of Fibrobacterota bacterium:
- a CDS encoding TonB-dependent receptor: TSGNSDLRPERNLTFEAGAGFEKPRQGISADLTYFQTEVEDRIAARTVSGAALPFAMLDGDTVASRTTFVNANASHMRGIELRLSLDAGALLKWNRSLRVFANSTRILEAEDETVTLTRDGLRDSLEKTTDIKNVGKVNTTFGIEYEDRSFLAARFSGRYLGERKDTEFSDPRYPDIRYPEFLIFDATAIFQVRAGTAVTFTAANLLDQNYYEKRGFNLPGRNFRLDVSQKL; encoded by the coding sequence CACCAGCGGCAATTCGGATCTGAGACCGGAACGGAACCTGACTTTCGAGGCCGGGGCCGGATTCGAAAAGCCCCGCCAAGGCATTTCCGCGGACCTGACCTATTTCCAGACCGAGGTGGAGGATCGCATCGCCGCGCGGACCGTCAGCGGAGCGGCCCTTCCCTTCGCCATGCTCGATGGGGATACCGTGGCTTCCCGGACCACTTTCGTCAATGCCAATGCCTCCCATATGCGCGGGATCGAATTGCGGTTGTCCTTGGATGCCGGGGCTTTGCTCAAATGGAACCGCTCCTTGCGCGTGTTCGCCAATTCCACCCGCATTCTCGAAGCGGAAGATGAAACGGTGACCCTCACCCGGGACGGGCTCCGGGATAGCCTGGAGAAGACCACCGATATCAAGAATGTCGGTAAGGTGAATACCACCTTCGGCATCGAATATGAGGATCGCTCCTTCCTGGCGGCCCGGTTCTCGGGACGGTATTTGGGCGAGCGCAAGGATACGGAATTCAGCGATCCCCGCTACCCGGACATCCGGTATCCTGAATTCCTGATTTTCGATGCCACGGCGATTTTTCAGGTGAGGGCTGGGACCGCCGTAACCTTTACCGCGGCCAACCTTCTTGATCAGAACTATTACGAAAAGCGCGGATTCAACCTGCCGGGCAGGAATTTCCGCTTGGACGTTTCGCAGAAACTCTGA
- a CDS encoding ABC transporter substrate-binding protein, producing MGKMHILSALGAAVAAVTIAAGPSPGADLFPDKAVVKYAKGFTLRYFKSFKVVEVINPFSHAPDTTRYVLVPRGKPTPPEFAKATRVDIPIRTVICLSTTHISLLDFLGAIDRIVGMSDTARLVNPKVLARARAGQIVEVGRDETLNEERVLTLAPDLLMTVGFTGKDIGSHRTLMESGIAVLANSEWMENSVLGRMEWVKLVGAFLDRDGIAERKFDSLEAEYGKVKRLAASARNRPKVIGGTSRKGVWTVPGGRSYVAGLLRDAGAEFPFADDTTSGIRNLGFETVYRAGVDADFWLNAEGAKSLKDIEDEDERYRDFKAFKANRVFSNTKRMAPNGSNDYWESGVVNPHLLLSDLVKVLHPELLPDYRLYYTKALE from the coding sequence ATGGGTAAAATGCATATCCTCTCGGCGTTAGGCGCCGCAGTCGCGGCGGTTACGATAGCGGCCGGACCAAGCCCCGGCGCCGATCTGTTTCCGGATAAAGCAGTGGTGAAATACGCCAAGGGCTTTACCCTCCGCTATTTCAAGTCCTTCAAGGTCGTGGAGGTCATCAATCCATTCAGCCATGCCCCGGATACGACACGCTATGTCTTGGTTCCCAGGGGCAAGCCCACCCCTCCCGAGTTCGCCAAAGCCACCCGTGTCGATATCCCCATCCGCACGGTCATCTGCCTTTCTACGACCCATATCAGCCTATTGGATTTCCTGGGTGCGATAGATCGGATCGTGGGTATGTCCGACACTGCGAGGCTGGTCAACCCCAAGGTGTTGGCCAGGGCGCGCGCCGGCCAAATCGTCGAAGTGGGCCGTGATGAGACATTGAACGAGGAGCGGGTCCTGACCCTGGCGCCGGACCTCCTTATGACGGTCGGCTTCACGGGAAAGGATATCGGTTCTCACCGGACCTTGATGGAAAGTGGGATCGCCGTCCTGGCCAATTCGGAATGGATGGAGAACTCCGTGTTGGGACGCATGGAATGGGTCAAGCTGGTCGGGGCCTTTTTGGATCGGGACGGCATCGCCGAGCGGAAATTCGACTCGCTGGAAGCGGAGTATGGGAAGGTCAAACGGCTCGCCGCAAGCGCGCGGAACAGGCCCAAGGTGATAGGAGGCACCAGCCGGAAAGGCGTTTGGACCGTTCCCGGAGGCAGAAGCTATGTGGCCGGTCTGCTCCGGGATGCCGGAGCCGAATTTCCCTTCGCCGATGACACTACGTCGGGCATCCGGAATCTCGGATTCGAGACGGTTTACCGGGCAGGAGTCGATGCCGATTTCTGGCTCAACGCGGAAGGGGCCAAATCCCTAAAGGACATTGAGGATGAAGATGAGCGTTACCGGGACTTCAAAGCCTTCAAGGCCAATCGGGTGTTCAGCAATACCAAACGCATGGCTCCCAACGGCAGTAACGACTATTGGGAATCCGGAGTCGTGAATCCGCATCTGCTCCTTTCCGATTTGGTGAAGGTGCTGCATCCCGAATTGTTGCCGGACTACCGGCTTTACTATACCAAGGCCCTAGAGTAA
- a CDS encoding iron ABC transporter permease, producing the protein MINLANRKNAPASAVREGRFSFAAILSGLFLAAFALFILDITVGPVHIPIKDILKVVGGMEIDSTGITNIIEKIRIPKAIAAVLVGAALAASGLLMQTLFRNPLAGPDVLGITSGASLGVSLVMLAGGAIPTVQAIKQTGALGGWIIVVAASMGSALVLLVVLAISAKVKDNASLMIIGIMAGALTISLVSLMLYLASPEQIQDYLMWTFGTIGGVSGKHLWTLGSVVAGGLGLALAASKPLNILLIGENYARSLGLSVFRSRILIIAATCLLSGSVTAFCGPIGFIGLAVPHLCRALLHTSDHLRLILAACVMGSIVVLACDIVTQLPGSRSLMPLNVMTSIVGAPVVIWVIARVKHRKSPF; encoded by the coding sequence ATGATCAACCTGGCTAACCGGAAAAATGCTCCCGCTTCGGCGGTCCGGGAGGGCCGCTTTTCCTTTGCGGCGATCCTATCCGGGCTTTTCCTGGCCGCCTTCGCGCTTTTCATCCTGGATATCACCGTAGGTCCGGTGCATATCCCCATCAAGGATATCCTCAAGGTCGTGGGGGGGATGGAAATCGATTCGACCGGCATCACGAACATCATCGAGAAGATCCGCATCCCCAAAGCAATCGCCGCGGTCCTGGTCGGCGCGGCGCTCGCCGCCAGCGGTCTCCTGATGCAAACCCTGTTCAGGAATCCCCTGGCGGGCCCCGATGTCCTCGGCATTACCTCGGGCGCGAGCCTCGGCGTATCCCTCGTTATGCTGGCGGGGGGCGCCATTCCCACGGTTCAGGCAATCAAGCAGACGGGTGCGCTGGGAGGGTGGATTATCGTCGTCGCCGCCAGCATGGGTTCGGCGCTGGTGTTGCTCGTCGTCCTCGCCATCTCGGCCAAGGTCAAGGACAACGCATCCTTGATGATCATCGGCATCATGGCCGGGGCCCTGACGATTTCCCTCGTCAGCCTGATGCTGTACCTGGCCTCGCCGGAGCAAATCCAGGATTACCTGATGTGGACGTTCGGCACCATCGGAGGCGTTTCGGGCAAGCATCTCTGGACCCTCGGCTCGGTCGTGGCCGGAGGCTTGGGTCTGGCGCTGGCGGCTTCGAAGCCTTTGAACATACTGCTCATCGGCGAAAACTATGCCCGCTCCCTCGGGCTATCCGTTTTCCGATCCCGGATCCTCATCATCGCCGCGACCTGCCTACTCTCCGGAAGTGTCACGGCCTTCTGCGGACCCATCGGGTTCATCGGCCTGGCCGTGCCTCACCTATGCCGGGCCCTATTGCATACCTCCGATCATCTGCGCCTGATCCTGGCAGCTTGCGTGATGGGATCCATCGTGGTGCTCGCCTGCGACATCGTCACCCAATTGCCGGGAAGCCGAAGCCTGATGCCCCTCAATGTCATGACCTCTATCGTCGGCGCCCCGGTGGTCATCTGGGTCATCGCGCGCGTGAAGCACCGGAAAAGCCCTTTTTGA